The proteins below are encoded in one region of Asticcacaulis excentricus CB 48:
- a CDS encoding substrate-binding domain-containing protein, which produces MLKRLLKQAPDTNAIFFCQDDLAQEALLECLRQGISVPDRLAVAGIDDLAISECTVPSLTTIKTPRYEVGVEAARMLRALIEGESVPRETIDLGVQLRAGEST; this is translated from the coding sequence TTGCTGAAACGCCTGCTGAAGCAGGCTCCGGATACCAATGCGATCTTCTTCTGTCAGGACGACCTGGCGCAAGAGGCTTTGCTTGAATGCCTGCGCCAGGGTATCTCCGTGCCGGACCGGCTGGCCGTCGCCGGGATCGACGATCTGGCTATTTCCGAATGTACCGTGCCGTCGCTGACGACGATCAAGACACCACGCTACGAGGTCGGGGTAGAGGCGGCGCGGATGCTGCGGGCCCTGATCGAAGGAGAATCCGTACCGCGCGAGACGATAGATCTGGGCGTTCAGCTACGCGCCGGAGAGAGCACCTGA